The following coding sequences lie in one Panicum virgatum strain AP13 chromosome 6N, P.virgatum_v5, whole genome shotgun sequence genomic window:
- the LOC120678442 gene encoding multiple myeloma tumor-associated protein 2 homolog, whose translation MYHPTRGGVRGGRDQFKWDDVKVDKHRENYLGHSVNAPVGRWQKGKDLFWYTRDKKSDTEDALKEEIRRVKEEEEQAMREALGLAPKRSNRPQGNRLDKHEYAELIKRGSTAEDLGAGHAEAAQVQGLGLYKAPRDEGESSSFKLDPPETEMPPEQGDPPPAAKQEDSEDDRKGKRRWEREERRGVKERKREKHDGKERKRDKHERRHDSEDRSKRHRKDKQRRRHDSDSE comes from the exons ATGTACCACCCCACCAGaggcggcgtccgcggcggccgaGACC AATTCAAATGGGACGATGTGAAGGTTGACAAGCATCGAGAGAATTACCTTGGCCATAGTGTTAATGCCCCTGTTGGTAGATGGCAGAAAG GAAAGGACCTGTTCTGGTATACTAGGGATAAGAAATCTGACACAGAAGATGCTCTGAAGGAAGAAATCAGGAGAgtgaaggaagaagaggaacagGCTATGCGTGAAGCACTTGGCTTAGCTCCTAAGCGCAGCAATCGTCCTCAGGGAAATCGCTTGGATAAGCATGAATATGCTGAGCTGATTAAGAGAGGATCAACTGCGGAGGACTTGGGAGCAGGGCATGCTGAAGCTGCACAAGTGCAGGGTCTAGGCTTATACAA GGCTCCTCGGGACGAGGGAGAATCTAGTTCTTTTAAGCTTGATCCTCCTGAAACTGAAATGCCACCTGAGCAAGGTGACCCTCCACCAGCAGCCAAGCAGGAAGATTCGGAGGACGATAGAAAGGGAAAAAGGCGGTGGGAGcgtgaggagaggagaggggtgaAGGAGCGAAAACGAGAAAAGCATGATGGAAAGGAAAGAAAGCGAGACAAGCACGAGAGGAGGCACGACTCAGAGGACAGATCTAAGCGCCATCGCAAAGacaagcagaggcggcggcatgACTCTGATTCTGAGTGA